One genomic region from Carcharodon carcharias isolate sCarCar2 chromosome 12, sCarCar2.pri, whole genome shotgun sequence encodes:
- the LOC121285259 gene encoding uncharacterized protein LOC121285259 isoform X2 has protein sequence MKVILFTLAAVQTLYGSEQACENWDFAVVSKALTASLKKWNGRSATDCYFTNTRCNVNAIIPKGERLLQVDLIFDVQETTRRQDAKNDPAECRLKSLPDAMNYKRNRKNPGLKVREHAWNKRKHNSKRRNYKPGGNKPDRTRGRGNPRQGTRDYYPKRIYKLNSRGRRSWQW, from the exons ATGAAGGTTATTCTCTTCACCCTTGCTGCAGTCCAAACTCTCTATGGTTCTG AACAAGCGTGTGAAAACTGGGACTTTGCTGTGGTTTCTAAGGCACTAACTGCTTCACTTAAAAAGTGGAATGGAAGATCTGCAACCGACTGTTACTTCACTAATACTAGGTGTAACGTAAATGCT ATAATTCCTAAAGGAGAGCGCTTGCTCCAGGTAGACTTAATATTTGATGTCCAGGAAACCACAAGGCGCCAAGATGCCAAAAATGATCCAGCAGAATGTCGGCTGAAATCTCTCCCAGATGCT ATGAACTACAAACGTAACAGGAAGAACCCTGGGTTAAAAGTGAGAGAACACGCTTGGAATAAGAGAAAACATAACTCAAAACGAAGGAATTACAAACCAGGAGGAAACAAGCCTGACCGGACAAGAGGAAGGGGCAATCCTCGGCAAGGAACACGTGACTATTACCCTAAAAGAATCTACAAATTAAACTCGCGAGGCAGGAGGAGCTGGCAATGGTGA
- the LOC121285259 gene encoding putative uncharacterized protein DDB_G0290521 isoform X1, with translation MKVILFTLAAVQTLYGSEQACENWDFAVVSKALTASLKKWNGRSATDCYFTNTRCNVNAIIPKGERLLQVDLIFDVQETTRRQDAKNDPAECRLKSLPDAKSATCTSWVMFEAGKIQNVEVKCSEPVSPNSIPTPSIAPASTPTPTPTPSIAPASTPTPTPTPSIAPASTPTPTPTPSLAPASTPIPTPTPSLTPASTPTPTPTPSIAPASTPTPTPTPSIAPASTPTSSSSSSSESSESSEETERVMNYKRNRKNPGLKVREHAWNKRKHNSKRRNYKPGGNKPDRTRGRGNPRQGTRDYYPKRIYKLNSRGRRSWQW, from the exons ATGAAGGTTATTCTCTTCACCCTTGCTGCAGTCCAAACTCTCTATGGTTCTG AACAAGCGTGTGAAAACTGGGACTTTGCTGTGGTTTCTAAGGCACTAACTGCTTCACTTAAAAAGTGGAATGGAAGATCTGCAACCGACTGTTACTTCACTAATACTAGGTGTAACGTAAATGCT ATAATTCCTAAAGGAGAGCGCTTGCTCCAGGTAGACTTAATATTTGATGTCCAGGAAACCACAAGGCGCCAAGATGCCAAAAATGATCCAGCAGAATGTCGGCTGAAATCTCTCCCAGATGCT AAAAGTGCTACTTGCACGAGCTGGGTCATGTTTGAAGCTGGGAAGATCCAGAATGTTGAAGTCAAATGCAGTGAGCCAGTTTCACCAAATTCAATACCAACTCCATCGATAGCTCCAGCATCTacaccaactccaacaccaaCTCCATCGATAGCTCCAGCATCTacaccaactccaacaccaaCTCCATCGATAGCTCCAGCATCTacaccaactccaacaccaaCTCCATCGCTAGCTCCAGCATCTACACCAATTCCAACACCAACTCCATCGCTAACTCCAGCATCCacaccaactccaacaccaaCTCCATCGATAGCTCCAGCATCTacaccaactccaacaccaaCTCCATCGATAGCTCCAGCATCTACACCAAcatcatcatcgtcatcatcGTCAGAAAGCAGTGAATCATCAGAGGAAACCGAAAGAGTG ATGAACTACAAACGTAACAGGAAGAACCCTGGGTTAAAAGTGAGAGAACACGCTTGGAATAAGAGAAAACATAACTCAAAACGAAGGAATTACAAACCAGGAGGAAACAAGCCTGACCGGACAAGAGGAAGGGGCAATCCTCGGCAAGGAACACGTGACTATTACCCTAAAAGAATCTACAAATTAAACTCGCGAGGCAGGAGGAGCTGGCAATGGTGA